CGCGATTTCCTTCTTGATGGTGGACGCCGGGATTTCCACTTTCTCGTGGCGAACCATGTTGGCGTTACGAATTCGTGTCAACATATCTGCGATTGGATCAGTCATAACCATGAGAGAAAACCTCCTTCCCGTTTCAAATTACCAGCTTGCTTTTTTCACGCCTGGAATTTGACCTTTATAAGCAAGTTCACGGAAGCAAATACGGCAGAGTTTGAATTTGCGCAATACGGAGTGAGGACGTCCGCAACGCTCGCAACGAGTGTACGCGCGTACTGCAAACTTCGGCTGCCGCTGTTGCTTGATGATCATTGATTTCTTTGCCACATTCTTCCCTCCTTACGAGTGGGTTTTATTTACGGAATGGCATACCCATTTGAGTCAGCAACTCACGAGCTTCCTCATCCGTTTTCGCGGAAGTAACAATAACGATGTCCATACCACGAACTTTATCAATTTTATCGTACTCGATCTCAGGGAAGATCAGTTGTTCCTTCAGACCAAGTGTATAGTTACCGCGACCGTCAAAAGCCTTGGAAGAAATTCCACGGAAGTCACGAACACGCGGGAGAGATACGTTCATCAATTTGTCGAGGAAGTGGTACATACGCTCGCCGCGCAGAGTAACCTTTGCACCGATCGGCATACCTTCACGCAATTTGAAACCCGCGATGGATTTCTTAGCCTTTGTTAATACAGGCTTTTGACCAGCGATGATTTGCAGGTCTTCAATTGCAGTATCCAAGGACTTAGCGTTAGCTACCGCTTCGCCAACACCCATATTGATGATGATCTTTTCTACTTTCGGCACTTGCATGATGGAAGTGTAGTTGAACTTGCTCATCAAACCAGGCACGATTTCGCTCGTATACTTTTCTTTCAATCTTGTTGCCATCTAGGATATCCTCCTTTCCAACCTGACTACTTGTCGAGTACTTCGCCAGACTTTTTCGCGTACCGAACTTTCTTGCCGTTATCCAAAACTTTGTAACCGATGCGAGTAGCTTTTCCGGACTTCGGATCGATCAAAGATACGTTGGATACGTGAATAGCTGCTTCTTGAGTCACAATGCCACCTTGCGGGTTAGCTTGGGACGGACGGCTGTGTTTCTTCACGAGGTTGATACCTTCAACCAGAACGCGTTCTTTCTTTGGATAAGCAGCGAGAACGCGACCTTTTTTGCCTTTATCTTTGCCCGCATTTACGATAACAGTGTCGCCTTTTTTAACGTGCATCGCTTGG
The window above is part of the Brevibacillus antibioticus genome. Proteins encoded here:
- the rplE gene encoding 50S ribosomal protein L5, whose product is MATRLKEKYTSEIVPGLMSKFNYTSIMQVPKVEKIIINMGVGEAVANAKSLDTAIEDLQIIAGQKPVLTKAKKSIAGFKLREGMPIGAKVTLRGERMYHFLDKLMNVSLPRVRDFRGISSKAFDGRGNYTLGLKEQLIFPEIEYDKIDKVRGMDIVIVTSAKTDEEARELLTQMGMPFRK
- the rplX gene encoding 50S ribosomal protein L24, with translation MHVKKGDTVIVNAGKDKGKKGRVLAAYPKKERVLVEGINLVKKHSRPSQANPQGGIVTQEAAIHVSNVSLIDPKSGKATRIGYKVLDNGKKVRYAKKSGEVLDK
- a CDS encoding type Z 30S ribosomal protein S14, whose product is MAKKSMIIKQQRQPKFAVRAYTRCERCGRPHSVLRKFKLCRICFRELAYKGQIPGVKKASW